The window TGCCTTTCCAAATACCCAAATCGGTACCGCAAATGGTGGTTTTGACAATGCGGACAACGGCATCGGTGGCATCAATAATTTGAGGTTTGGGTTTTTCTTCAAAACGGATGTCGCCTTCACCGTGGTAAACCATTGCTTTCATAGTATTGTCCTTTATAGTTAAGTGGAAAATGCCAAAAGAAATCTGATTTGATTTGGCTTGGGGTTGGTTTTCCCATTATGCCGAAATGCTGGGACTAAGTCAAATTACCAATAGAAGTCAATATGTTATGTTATAACGTGCAATAAAAAACCGTTCCGAACGGAACGGTTGGTGTGTGGGAATAAATGGTTAAAATTTGCTGCAGGACGATTCGTTTGCCAAGCTGTTGTTTTTATAATCGCACAACAATACATCACCGCCCATATTCATGCGTAAACCGTATTTGCCTGATTTAATGGGGGTAATGGCAATGCTGAAGCCGCTGGGACGGGCATTTTGACCTGTAGGCAGAATGGTTTCGCTAAAACGGTATTGGGTTTTCACTTTTCCGGTAACGGCAGCGGTTTTGGCGTTGTTGTATTCGGTTTGGAATTGGGCGCGGCTGGCAAAGGCGCGGGGGCGTGCCAAACGTGCGGCTTCAAACTCTTGGCGCAGTTTGATGGCAGCGGTTTTGGCATCTGCCAATTTCCCTTTTTCTACATAATCTTGATACATGGGTAGGGCAAAAGCTGCCAATACGCCCAGAATAATCAGGACGACCAGCATTTCAACTAAAGAAAAACCGTGTTGGCGGCGGATAGTTTGGGTGTTCATGGCGGGGTCATCTCCACATAGCTTTGAAGGGTTAC is drawn from Conchiformibius steedae and contains these coding sequences:
- a CDS encoding type IV pilin protein, which translates into the protein MNTQTIRRQHGFSLVEMLVVLIILGVLAAFALPMYQDYVEKGKLADAKTAAIKLRQEFEAARLARPRAFASRAQFQTEYNNAKTAAVTGKVKTQYRFSETILPTGQNARPSGFSIAITPIKSGKYGLRMNMGGDVLLCDYKNNSLANESSCSKF